tccatattgcacaatacatttgctcatcgaaatagaagtatacacaatgttggagaatccataatcattTATTATAAATATCATCATCTATAAGTCTAAAGTCAAGCAAACCTATTAACCATTCATCAaaatgtttcatccataccatatgTTAAGGTGATAATCATCACCAACACATcaaaaatgtaaattaaaaatgccaaaatatctgatcttacaattcatccaaacaaccatcatgtagataaaaatatgaaataaacaaaaaattgaTTTCTGCTTGTAGACAACTCCACCATGATCATCTGAACAAAAGCAATCCATGTACCAAAAACTAGATTCACATGCTCATAGCTCCACCATGTATctgagaaagcaaaaaagaatacacaatcaataccacatgaaaaaataataaactaaaattcaagtatAAGTTCACAATGATATTCGCTTAATTTGGTCCAAATCTCTAAATAACCTTACGTAATATAAGTGAGAATACATACCAACGAGTATTTGTGCCACCAGTTGATGACATgccccatcatgatggatagACGACTTATGTGTTTGAGTCTTTTCCTTTAAGAACTCTGTCACCAAACTTGTAAGATGTGCAATTTGCTTCTGTTCTTCCTCtcgctctttcttttcctcctcacgctctctcctctcctgttccaattgcctccgcagctcctcacgctccatctcacgctccatcttcatctcctccatctcAGCTTAAGTTTCTGTAACTCCCCAACATGTCTTGTGACACACGACTAggtgtggaagaagatgaagagggcttcggcccatccccaaatccaagaatgtatctcttcctttttccaaGTGCCTGCCTAGACATCTCCTCTGATGTTAATTGCACACCGGATTGGGAAGATTCTTCTCGCAAGCTCAACATCTTTGACTGTCAATGCAAAGGTAACAACAGAATTAAATGTATATATAATTTTGCAAAAGCATAAAGTGATTTAAATATTATTGAGATTTTAGATACCTACATGTTTCACGGCGCAAATAGGATCAATCCACTCTTTGTTCTTCTTGGTATgagttttcttatagaattcttATAAAGTGCTTTTTCTGTATCCTTGCATTTCCCATCTATGCCCAGTAATGTCCCAACAATATTTTCTGCAATGTTCTTTCTATGTGCATGACATCCAAGTTGTGACGCAGCTTGATGTTTTCCAATAAGGGAGATCAACAAATCTTTTCTTGGCCCAAATCGTGTCAGCATCTttgcccctttttcttttcttattaatGCTTGGATGCTTGCCCAACGGCTTGTATGTCCCTGAATTAATTTGCTCCAAGATCTCTTCTCCCGTGAACTCTCGTGGCCTTGACCTGTCTTCACTTTTACCATTAAAGAGCTTGCTCTTTCGCCATATGTGGTTCTCAGGCAAGAAACGCCTCGCACCCATATAGCCAATCTTACTCCTCAAACGTTCTGATGAAGCATCTCGTTACAAATGGGACAAGCCAAATAACCTTTTGTGGCCATCCAGACATGTTACCATATGCAGGAAAGTCATTAATGGTCCACATGAGAGCAGCACGCATTCTAAATGTACTTCCACTAGAGGCATCATAAGTTTGCACGCCATCCTTCCAAAGCTCTTTCAACTCATCAATTAATGGCCTCAAGTAAACATCTATTTCTTTACGGGAGCCGTTTTTCCGGGAATAAGCAATGACAGCATACAAAATTGCTCTTTCATACACTTCCAAGGTGGAAGATTATAAGGCATCACGATAACGGGCCACATACTGTACGATGTGCTCATATTTCCAAAAGGATTGAAACCATCGGTGGCTAGCCCTAACCTCACATTCCGCGGATCCTTGGAAAACGCAGGATGTTGCCGATCAAAGTTCTTCCATTCCTCCCCATCAGCCGGATGTCTTAATGTTTCGTCATCCACTCGCTTCTCCTTGTGCCATCTCATATCTACAGCTATTTTCGGAGACAAAAATAAGCGCTTCAATCTCGGTGTCAGGGAAAGTACCGCAAAATTTTATGAGGAATCTTCTTACCGTTACCATCATTCAGCTTATATCTAGGGCTCATCACATATAGGCATTTCTCCAGGTTCGCATTCTCCTTCCAAAAAAGAGCACAATCATATTTGCATGCATGAATTAGCACATATCCCAAACCCAAATCTCGTAAAAATTTCTTGACTTCATAAAGGGTCCATGGAACAGACTTATCACACTCCGGTAGAATTTCCTTGTATACCTTCATGTTCATGTCAAAAGAGGAATTGCTCCACTGGTTGTACACCTTAATATGAGCATTTTAATAACGAATGATAATACTGTAAAAGTTTTGCAACCAGGATAAATGGGTCGTTGAGCATCATCGAACAACTTATCAAAATTCTGTGCATCCTCCCTCCCCAAGTTATTAGGCAATTCGTCAATATCGTCATTCATGAAAGCGCCCCATGCAAACATCTTCCAGCATATTAGACAATTCTTCCCTATCATCGGTGCCATCCCCAGCCATTCTATCCTCAACACCTCCACCATTGCACAGTTAGCATTATTGAAACACAAGATTGATGCACGTGAACCGATTCTCCATGTTGCACCCAAGTCTTGTAAGAAGGCGAGATCCTTTCAACATTAAATGAATCTTGACAACTTGAATGCTTTGTTTTTTGTCATTCATGCACTCGACACAAGGACACCAAATATCATTTGCTGAGCCTAAATTTGCCACCGCAAATTCAATAAAGGACTTCACCCCTTCTCTATACTCTTTACTCTTCATTCTATTTTTATTGTCATCCAACTCTTGTCCATTTTGACTGACCTACAAAGTACTTCATCAAGTTAGATTGATtagtttatagatttatttttgtatcctgCAAAAAAAAGTTGCAGCAGAAAACCAGAGACGacccaatacatttggaggcctaagacAAATTCAGTGAATGagacattttcttcttttattattataataataataaatttaataagtacaaatagttaaaaaatgatatgaaaatagatagctgtcaagtatactatttcaacaaagatgcatgaatctaataaagataaaaaagcctcttcagtttaatataattcttgaagaggagcatgaaaatatatttagtttaaaaaaaatccCATCTCCCATCTCCCATCTCCCTTCGATACCACAGCACGGCAACCATTCAACCCAAATAGAAACgggaataaaaaattaaaaaaatctccACCCTCtgagaagtccatctccaatccccctatctttcttcccgatggcccagctggatcggGAGTaacgtgagggaaggaaaaccaagaccaaaacatcCTCTGTTTCTCTCCACGCAAAACAAAACCACCGTCCCCAAATCCCTCCTCGCTCTTTCCCTGCCGGCCCAAGAAAAGGACCTCGCCCCAAATCTCCTCCCCggtgcggcggcggcggtgaaggaggagaagccctccgCGGTGGATGCgcggcggcgaaggaggagaagccctcgtcggtttcttcttctctcgcCTCGCCTCCAAATTCcccggtggcggcggcggcggcggcgaaggaggagaaCCCCCGAGGACCCCCGGCCaccgctccctctccctctccctctccctcccggccTCTGCAAAATAAAagggtttcttcttctcccggctCGCCTCCACTAGTTCCCGACGACCCCCGACGACCCCcggccacctctccctctccctctccctcccggccTCTGTTTCTCTCCCAGCTTATCAATCCTCTCCCGGCTGGCCTCCTAATTTCCCGACGACCTTCGGCcacctctcccctctccctctccctctccctctccctcccggccTCTGCTAAATTAAAATCGAGAAGAGAACGTACCTTGGGACTCCGACGCCGAAGGGATGACCGAACGGGCGAACCGGCGAACGGGCGATGCCGACGTGCAGACGTGCGGGTGAAGGCGGGGTGAAGGCGGGATGAAGGCGACGTGCGGGGTGAAaaggagaagaatggaattaggtttttttttatttggtttcCCTGCATTCATACTTTCGCGACTAAATTGGTTTAGTCGCTACTAATGAACCTTTAGGAACCAAAATTTAGTCGCCAAAACTTTTACCTCCAGCCCGCGCGAAATACTGGACTCgcgccaacttggttttgattttctaCGATCAAATATGCATTTAATTGATGTAAAacaatcattcagtaactaaAAAGGATGCGTGCAAATTTATTTCGGAGCGGATTTTCGATCCTGCCCGTAGGATGTCCAAgaattctatatatttttaagtgaattttcgTCCTG
Above is a genomic segment from Phoenix dactylifera cultivar Barhee BC4 unplaced genomic scaffold, palm_55x_up_171113_PBpolish2nd_filt_p 001330F, whole genome shotgun sequence containing:
- the LOC120108434 gene encoding stress response protein NST1-like; amino-acid sequence: MEEMKMEREMEREELRRQLEQERREREEEKKEREEEQKQIAHLTSLVTEFLKEKTQTHKSSIHHDGACHQLVAQILVDTWWSYEHVNLVFGTWIAFVQMIMVELSTSRNQFFVYFIFLST